One genomic segment of Arachis duranensis cultivar V14167 chromosome 4, aradu.V14167.gnm2.J7QH, whole genome shotgun sequence includes these proteins:
- the LOC107484339 gene encoding F-box/kelch-repeat protein At3g24760-like yields the protein MESITSPQRTTSPSPLTQPPILGSSSQPSHENLVDIEDRLDVEIYDPVQGTWELSPPLPADFRSGNSSSSLSSAMFKGRFYVYGIYSCFVASFDLKQRIWSDVQTLRPHLGVAFCFLIPCSKHLLLAGVCNSPQGGCSFNLWKVDEGTMEVSEIGAMPRELLYALFDGDEDDEFASLKCVGLDDLVYVFNEDYHSVYPSCVCEIDADSGRCSWRRVPQLPSPVNKFHKVISFCSTLSLHSILGDEDEHLQIQ from the exons ATGGAATCCATAACATCTCCTCAAAGAACAACCAGTCCTTCGCCTTTGACCCAACCTCCAATTCTTGGTTCCTCCTCCCAACCTTCCCA CGAAAACCTTGTTGACATTGAAGACCGTTTGGACGTTGAGATTTACGACCCGGTTCAGGGGACATGGGAGCTTAGTCCTCCTTTACCTGCAGATTTCAGATCTGgaaactcttcttcttcattgtcCTCCGCCATGTTCAAAGGGAGATTCTATGTCTATGGGATATATTCttgttttgttgcttccttCGATCTCAAGCAACGGATTTGGAGTGATGTTCAGACGCTTAGGCCTCACCTGGGCGTCGCTTTCTGCTTCTTGATTCCATGTAGCAAACATCTCCTTCTTGCTggcgtttgcaattccccgcaAGGAGGGTGTTCCTTTAACCTCTGGAAGGTCGACGAGGGAACCATGGAGGTCTCTGAGATTGGGGCAATGCCGCGTGAACTGCTCTATGCCTTGTTTGATGGCGACGAGGACGACGAGTTCGCGAGCCTCAAGTGTGTAGGGTTGGATGATCTTGTATATGTTTTCAATGAGGATTATCACAGTGTTTATCCTTCTTGTGTTTGTGAGATTGACGCTGATTCTGGGAGATGTAGCTGGAGGAGGGTGCCTCAATTGCCATCTCCGGTGAACAAGTTTCACAAagttattagtttttgttctaCTCTTTCTCTGCATAGTATTcttggtgatgaagatgaaCATCTTCAAATTCAATAG